The genomic window GCCCAGCGGGTTGCCGCGGCGGCGCGCCTCGCGCCGCGCATCGCTCAGGTAGTCGGCCAGCCATTCGCGGCGGCCGTTTTCGCGCAGCGCGACGTATTCCATCTCGGGCGTGACGATGCCGCGCCGGGCGTAGTGCATCTGCGTGACGTTGGCGCCGCTTCTTGCGCGGCGCGGCTGGCGCTGCAGGCCGGCGGCCTCGGCACGCAGCTGCGCGATGCGCTCGGCATCGCGCCCTTCGCGCTTGCCGCCGTCGTCCAGGATGCGGGCCAGGCGGCCTGCGTAGCTTTTGGTGTCGCCGCGCTCGGCGATCCAGGGCGCGCGCACGCTGCCCAGGCCGCGGCGCACGTCGATGTCGGCCATGGGGTCGGTGTAAGGCCCCGAGGTGTCGTACAGAGACACGGTGCGCCCGTTGGTGAGCCGCACGTCGCGCACCGGCACGCGGATGTCCGGCCGGCTGCCGGCGATGGCGCCCTTGGTGGACGCGGGCAGGGGCGCGCGCGTGACGGCAAGCAGTTGGTCGAGCTTTTCAGGGGCGTTCATGGCAGGTCTCCGGTGGTTGCCTCGGTGGGGGCTCCGGGTCGCCTGCCGCGCCGGGCCTCGTCGAGGGGGCCGGGCGCCGGGTGCGCTGCTCATCCTTACGCCGGTACTAACCGGATCAAGTTGACGGGTTCGGCCACGATGGCCATCTCAGCTCGCCTTGCGGCGGGCACCCCGGAGTGGCCGCGATCATAGCGCAGCGGGCGATACAAGCACAGCCCCGCCGCCCGATCGCGCCAATACCCCTACAGCGCTTGACGGCGCGGGCGCAGCGTATCCTGACCGCTTCGCGATGAAGCCATCGACGACGCCATGACCAAGGCCATTCCCGCCCACAACGTCCGCATCAAACGCGCCTACGAGGCGCCCGCGCCCGAGGACGGCGCGCGCATCCTGATCGACCGCCTGTGGCCGCGCGGCATCAAGAAGGAAAACCTGGCGCTGGCCGAGTGGGAGAAAGACCTGTCGCCCAGCACCGAGCTGCGCCAGTGGTACGGCCACGAGCCCACGCGCTGGGACGAGTTTCGCCGCCGCTACGCGGCCGAGCTGCGCCCCCATGCCGAGCGCTTCGAGGCGCTGCGCGAACGCGCGCGCCAGGGCGTGGTCACCCTGGTCTTTTCGTCGCATGAAGAAAGGCTGAACAACGCCGCCGCGCTGCGCGAATTCCTGCTGCATCCCGGCGGCCTGGGCGACGTGCGCTGACATTCTGCGAAAGGACAAACCCATGACCCAACGGCTGAATTACCAGCAAGCTGCCCCCGATGGCCTGAAGGCCATGCTGGGGCTGGAGAACTACGCCCGCAACAGCGGCCTGGAGCATTCGCTGCTGGAGCTGGTCAAGACCCGCGTGTCGCAAATCAACGGCTGCGCCTTTTGCCTGGACATGCACACCAAGGACGCGCGCGCCGCCGGCGAGACCGAGCAGCGCC from Burkholderiaceae bacterium includes these protein-coding regions:
- a CDS encoding DUF488 family protein — translated: MTKAIPAHNVRIKRAYEAPAPEDGARILIDRLWPRGIKKENLALAEWEKDLSPSTELRQWYGHEPTRWDEFRRRYAAELRPHAERFEALRERARQGVVTLVFSSHEERLNNAAALREFLLHPGGLGDVR